A single region of the Elstera cyanobacteriorum genome encodes:
- a CDS encoding UDP-glucose dehydrogenase family protein has product MRIAMIGTGYVGLVSGACFSEFGVTVTCVDKDVSKIDRLNRGEIPIYEPGLDKLVENNAKAGRLFFTTDLKAAVAEADAVFIAVGTPSRRGDGHADLSYVYAAAKEIAEALDGHTVVVTKSTVPVGTGREVEKIIRETRPNADFDIVSNPEFLREGSAIGDFMRPDRVVIGARTERAREVMRALYRPLYLIETPIVFTSVETSELIKYAANTFLAAKITFINEIADLCEKLGADVHDVAKGIGLDGRIGKKFLHPGPGYGGSCFPKDTLALVRTAQEAGAPLRIIETVVDINDKRKRAMADKVIAACGGSVAGKTLAILGVTFKPNTDDMRDSPSLDIIPALQQAGASLRAFDPEGMHEAEKLLPGVVWCDTAYETMGGADALVIITEWNQFRALDLKRVKTLLKAPILVDLRNIYEPEMMANAGFQYTCVGRVSLPAAE; this is encoded by the coding sequence ATGCGGATTGCCATGATTGGGACCGGCTATGTCGGTCTGGTGTCGGGGGCGTGCTTTTCGGAATTCGGCGTGACGGTGACGTGCGTCGATAAGGATGTCAGCAAGATCGACCGGCTCAATCGCGGTGAGATTCCGATTTACGAGCCGGGTCTCGACAAGCTGGTCGAAAACAATGCCAAGGCCGGGCGCCTGTTCTTCACCACCGACCTGAAGGCGGCGGTGGCGGAAGCCGATGCGGTGTTCATCGCCGTCGGCACGCCGTCGCGCCGGGGCGATGGGCATGCCGACCTCAGCTATGTGTACGCGGCGGCGAAGGAAATCGCCGAGGCGCTGGATGGTCACACGGTCGTCGTGACCAAATCGACCGTGCCGGTCGGTACGGGCCGGGAAGTGGAAAAGATCATCCGCGAAACCCGCCCGAACGCCGATTTCGATATCGTTTCGAACCCGGAATTTTTGCGCGAAGGTTCGGCGATCGGCGATTTCATGCGCCCGGACCGCGTGGTTATCGGCGCGCGGACGGAACGGGCGCGCGAGGTGATGCGCGCCCTCTATCGCCCGCTCTATTTGATCGAAACCCCGATTGTTTTCACCTCGGTCGAAACCTCGGAACTGATCAAATATGCCGCCAATACCTTCTTGGCGGCCAAGATCACCTTTATCAACGAAATCGCCGATCTGTGCGAAAAGCTGGGCGCCGATGTGCATGACGTCGCCAAGGGCATCGGGCTCGATGGGCGCATCGGCAAGAAGTTCCTGCACCCCGGCCCGGGGTACGGTGGGTCGTGCTTCCCCAAGGATACGCTGGCGCTGGTGCGTACCGCCCAGGAAGCTGGGGCGCCGCTGCGTATCATCGAAACCGTGGTGGATATCAACGATAAGCGCAAGCGCGCCATGGCCGATAAGGTGATTGCCGCCTGCGGTGGGTCGGTGGCGGGCAAGACGCTGGCGATCCTCGGCGTGACCTTCAAGCCGAATACCGATGATATGCGCGACAGCCCCAGCCTGGATATCATTCCGGCCCTGCAACAAGCCGGGGCTTCCTTGCGGGCTTTCGACCCTGAAGGCATGCATGAGGCCGAAAAGCTGCTGCCGGGGGTCGTTTGGTGCGATACCGCCTATGAAACGATGGGCGGGGCCGATGCGCTGGTGATCATCACCGAGTGGAACCAGTTCCGCGCCCTCGATCTGAAGCGGGTCAAAACCCTGCTGAAGGCGCCAATTCTGGTGGATTTGCGCAATATTTACGAACCCGAAATGATGGCGAATGCCGGGTTCCAATATACCTGCGTTGGCCGCGTGTCGCTGCCGGCGGCCGAGTAA
- the pgmG gene encoding phosphoglucomutase/phosphomannomutase PgmG: MSAYRFEPTILREYDIRGIVGKTLSGADAQALGQAFATYVIDQSGVSAPRIAVGYDGRLSSPDMEAALVDGITSTGAQVVRVGLGPTPMLYYAAASEKLEAGIMITGSHNPPDYNGFKMMLMGGPVYGKMIQDIGQIAAEGRFKKGVGSSVSLDLMDRYVSRLIQDFKGAPLTVVWDAGNGAAGVAMEKLTRRLPGRHILLNEVIDGTFPAHHPDPTEEKNLVQLKAAVAEHRADLGIAFDGDGDRIGLIDGQGRVLWGDQILALLARPVLEALPGATIIADVKASQVLFDEVARLGGTPMMWATGHSLIKKQMKVTGAPLAGEMSGHIFFADRYFGFDDALYAAVRVLETVAWAGKPLATLRDELPTRVNTPELRFPCADTRKFAVVTEVKERLTQVGANVSTVDGVRVNTADGWWLLRASNTQDVLVARCEAADAAGLERLKAELLAALAPSGVTPPQF; encoded by the coding sequence ATGAGCGCCTATCGTTTCGAACCGACCATTCTGCGCGAGTATGATATTCGCGGGATCGTCGGGAAAACCCTGTCCGGGGCCGATGCCCAGGCGCTCGGCCAGGCTTTCGCGACCTATGTGATCGACCAATCGGGCGTTAGCGCGCCGCGCATTGCTGTAGGCTATGACGGGCGGCTCAGCTCGCCGGATATGGAAGCGGCGCTGGTTGATGGGATCACCAGCACGGGGGCGCAGGTCGTTCGCGTTGGCTTGGGGCCGACGCCGATGCTTTATTACGCCGCCGCGTCGGAAAAGCTGGAAGCCGGGATCATGATCACCGGCTCCCACAATCCGCCCGATTATAACGGCTTCAAAATGATGCTGATGGGTGGCCCTGTTTACGGCAAGATGATCCAGGACATCGGTCAGATTGCCGCCGAAGGCCGCTTCAAGAAGGGCGTTGGGTCATCGGTTTCGCTCGATCTGATGGATCGTTACGTTTCCCGACTAATCCAGGATTTCAAAGGCGCCCCGCTGACGGTGGTTTGGGATGCCGGGAATGGCGCGGCGGGCGTTGCGATGGAAAAACTGACCCGGCGCTTGCCCGGACGGCATATTCTGCTGAACGAAGTGATCGACGGCACTTTCCCGGCCCATCACCCCGACCCGACCGAGGAAAAGAACCTTGTGCAGTTGAAGGCGGCGGTGGCGGAGCATCGGGCCGACCTTGGCATTGCGTTCGATGGTGACGGCGACCGCATCGGTCTGATCGACGGTCAGGGGCGCGTGCTGTGGGGCGACCAGATTCTCGCGCTGCTCGCCCGCCCGGTGCTGGAAGCCCTGCCCGGCGCGACGATTATTGCTGATGTGAAGGCCAGCCAAGTACTGTTCGACGAAGTGGCCCGTTTGGGCGGCACGCCGATGATGTGGGCCACCGGCCATTCGCTGATCAAAAAGCAAATGAAAGTTACCGGCGCGCCGCTCGCGGGTGAAATGTCCGGCCATATTTTCTTTGCCGACCGCTATTTCGGCTTCGATGACGCGCTGTATGCTGCCGTTCGGGTTCTGGAAACCGTGGCCTGGGCCGGCAAGCCGCTGGCAACGCTGCGCGATGAACTGCCGACGCGGGTGAACACGCCGGAACTGCGCTTCCCCTGCGCCGATACGCGGAAATTCGCGGTCGTTACGGAAGTGAAAGAACGGCTTACCCAGGTCGGGGCCAATGTTTCCACCGTCGATGGCGTGCGGGTGAACACGGCGGACGGCTGGTGGCTGCTGCGCGCCTCCAACACTCAGGACGTGCTGGTTGCCCGCTGCGAAGCGGCCGATGCG